The Chitinivibrionales bacterium genomic sequence GCGCCACATCGCGCCGTCGCATTTTACAAATGAGCAGAGCTACGCAGAGGCACTGCTTGCCGTGCTCAGGGAATACCGCATCGATGTCATCGCGCTTGCGGGATACATGAAAAAAATTCCCCATTCCGTCATCACCACCTATCCGCAAAAAATCATCAATATCCATCCGGGACTCCTGCCCGGATTCGGCGGCAAGGGGCTCTACGGGGAGAAGGTGCATCAGGCGGTTCTCGATTACGGGGCGAAAATTTCCGGCATCACGATTCATTTCGTCGATGAAGAATACGATCACGGCCCGATCATTTTCCAGGACACGGTGAAGGTGCTTGACAGCGACGACAGCCACACCCTCGCGGAGCGCGTGCTCAAGGTTGAGCACGCGAGCTACTGGCGGGTTCTCGAGGCCCTCACGCAGGGGCGCATTTCGGTAAAAGGCCGCAGGGTGTATGGCGCGGTGTGACACGCAGTTGCTGTACGATTTCGACCTTCGCATCGAGGCCGGGCTCGGCTGCCGCGTTGCTGGGCTTGACGAGGCGGGCCGCGGCCCCCTGGCTGGACCCGTGGTCGCCGCCGCGGTGATGCTCGACCTCGGCAGGCCGATCCCCGGGGTCAACGATTCGAAAAAGCTTTCCGCGAAAAAAAGGGACGAACTGTACGGCCTCATCATTGCCGGCGCCGCCGCCTGGGCGGTCGGGGAGGCGTCGGTGGAGGAAATTGACAAACACAACATCCTGCAGGCGAGCCTCCTTGCCATGAAACGGGCGCTCGACGCGATGTCCCGCCCCTGGTCGCTTGCGCTGGTCGACGGCAACCGCGGCATCCCGGACCTTGACAACGGCCGCCAGCTCACCGTGGTGGGAGGCGACGGCAAAAGCGCGTCCATAGCGGCGGCCTCGATCATCGCAAAGGTGACCCGCGACAGGATCATGGCGTCCTGGCACGGCCGGTATCCGGCGTACGAATTCTCCCTGCACAAGGGATACGGCACGGCGCTGCACCGCGAGAGGATCAGGCAACTCGGTCTGTGCGAGATACACCGTAAGAGCTTCTGCGCTAATCTTGTATCGCAGACCGCCATGGACCTGGCCATAACGGCGCCGTCTCCGGGGAAGGAACCGCAATGAACCTTCAGGTCACCGAAGAGGGGACGTGGTACCGGTTCAAGGTCCTCGAAAAAAATACCTGGACGCCTTCCACGTTCTTTCCCCAGCTCGACAGCGTGCTGGCGCGGATAAAGACCGTGCTCGCGGAAAAGAAAGGTGCGCGGATCCTGTTCGACCTGAGCGCGCTTGACACCATAGACAGCTCGCTCATCACGGTGCTCGTCCAGACGGTGCGCATGACCGGCGTTGACCGCGTGAGCGTGCTCGTATCGCACCCCGATGTTTACAGCTGGCTCGCCCTGCTCGGCCTCGACCGTCTCGCCGAGATATTCGACTCCGAGGAGGCATGGCGCCGGAAGCAAAAGCACCCGGAAGGACAAGGATAAGACAATGCCCGACGCCAGGCCCTTTAACGGTTATCGGTACGCACTTGACAAACCGGAAGATTTGGGAAGGTTCGTGGCCCCGCCGTACGATATGATCGACACTGCCATGGTAGCGAGGCTGTACGAGAAAGACGCGGCCAACGTGGTGCGGGTGATCCAGAACAAAAAGGAGAGGTCCGACACCGAAAACCGCGACCGTCACCACCGGGCGGCAGCGTTCCTCAATGAATGGATCTCCTCCGGCGTGCTTAAAAAGGACGCGGAGCCATCGCTGTACGTGTACCGCCATGAGTTCGCGGTGCGGCAGGGGAGCAAAACCGTTTCGTACAAGCGCACGTCGGTGATCGCGCTGGTGAAGCTCGTTGACTATGAAAAAAGGCTCATCCTGCCGCACGAATACACACTTTCGGGTCCCAAGATAGACCGTTACGAGCTTTTGTCCGCAACGCGGACCCACTCCGAGCTCATCTTCGGTATCGTGCCCGACGAGGGGCTGCTTTACAAGGTGATAACCTCATGCGCAACCGGACCTGTAGTGGGGTCGTTCGAGTCCGATGGAGGAGTGCGGCATTCCCTGTTCCGCATCGCGGACGGCGCCGCCATTAAACGGCTCACCGACGCCCTTGCGGGAAAAAAAGTGCTCATCGCAGACGGACACCACCGCTACGAAACCGCGCTCACATTTTTCAAAGACACGGCCAACCCCGAGCATGCCTACGTGGTCATGGCGCTCGTTTCCATGGCCGACCCAGGCCTCGTGATACGGCCCTTTCACCGTCTCGTCCGCTCATCGCCGGGCTCGCTCGACGTGCCCCTCATGCAAGCGCTGAAGCAGTTCTTCGATGTAAAGGACCTCGGCCCCGCGGCGTTCGGTGCGGTGCAGAAATTTCTTGAGAAACGCGCGCTGCCCGAAATACTTTTTCTCGATTCGTCGGACCAACGGCTCTACGGGCTCACGCTGAGCCGGGCCGGCGGCGAGTACCTCTCAAAGAACCCGCACGGCATGTCGAAACGGTGGAACCTCCTCGACGTCTCGAAGATAAATTCCATTGTTGTCAACAAGATCCTGTCACTCCCGCTCGACGGCACCGTGCTCCACGACCTCATCGATTATCTCAACGACCCCGAAGCCGCCTATGACGAGGCCATGCGCGACGCCAACGCGTACCGCGGCGCGTTTTTCATCCGGCCGCTCGACATCGAAACGGTCAACGCGATCGTGTCCGGCGGCGAGCGCATGCCGCAGAAGTCGACCAATTTTTTTCCGAAGTTCTTTTCGGGCCTTGTTTTCAACCGCATGGAGAACGGGTGAGACTGTCCCGCGCCATCCAGTGGGTGTTGGGCGCCGGCCTCGCGGCCGCGGGTCTTTTGATTTTTTTCAGGAATGTCGAGCCGCACCGGCTGGCCGAGCAGCTGCTCCACACCAACCTTTTTGTTATCCTCCTCTGCGCCTTGTTAACGGTGTTCACGCTGTGGTTCAGGGCGCTGCGGTGGCGCGTTTTGCTTCCCGCAAAACAGGCAGCGCATAAAAAACGGTTGTTCTCCATTGTCTCCGTCGCGTTCATGATCAACAACATCCTTCCCGCACGCATGGGTGAGGCGGCGCGGGTCGTCCTGTTATGGAAGAGGAACGGATACGGCATCGCGGTAAGCATCGGCACCCTCATCATGGAGCGGGGGATCGACCTTCTCATGTTCAGCGCATGCTTTTTTATGCCCGTGTTTCTGGCGCCTATTTTCAGCCCGGGCGGCGGCCTGGCATCGGAGTCGGGTTACAAAACGGCGACGCTGCACACCTTTGCGGTGATCCTGGCGGCCGGCGTAGCAGTGTCGCTGGCGCTGCTATTTGCCTATTCCCGCGCGCCGCAGGCCGTTGCATGGTTGGGCGGAAAATGCCTGAAATTGCTTCCTGTCAAGATGCATCCCCGCCTCAAGCGCATCGGCCGCGACGTGATTTCCTCGCTCGACTGGACATTCTCGGTCAAAAAGTGGCTGGCGGTGCTCTTTTTTTCCTGCATGATCGTGTCGTGTTACGCACTCATGATCGTTTTTCTTGCCGGACCCGGGAAATTCGGATTTTTATTCGGCCTTTTTTCCCAGGCGTTCGCGGCGCTTGGCGCCGCTATCCCGCTGGCGCCGGGGTACGTGGGAACGCTCCACGCGATGATGCTCGAGGGCCTTGCTCTGTGCGGCATGGCGCACGACAAGGCCCAGGCCATCACCATCCTGTTTCACGCGGTATCGTATATCACGGCGACTCTGTTGGGACTGTATTATTTTTTCAGCATGAATATTTCATTCAAAGACATTTCCGAAGCCGAAAAGACGATTGAAAAAGAGGAAGAACAATGAACGATAAAGAATTATTGTCCGGCTTTCAGCAGGCCGTGGGGAACATCAGGAAAGAGCTGTCAAAACAAATCGTTGGACAGCGCGAGGTGATCAACGATCTTCTCGCCTGCCTCATCGCCGGCGGCCACTGCCTTCTCATCGGCGTTCCAGGCCTTGCGAAAACCACGCTCATCAGGAGCCTGGGCCAGTGCCTTTCCCTCAAGTTCAACCGCATCCAGTTCACGCCCGACCTCATGCCGTCCGACATCACCGGCTCGGAGATTCTCCATGAAGACCGTGCCACCGGCCTTCGTGAATTCAGGTTTGTAAACGGTCCGGTATTCTCCAACATCGTGCTTGCCGACGAGATCAACCGTACGCCGCCTAAAACGCAGTCCGCCCTTTTGCAGGCCATGCAGGAACACGAGGTGACCTCATCGGGCGTGACGTTCCCCCTGCCCAGGCCCTTCTGGGTGCTCGCCACCCAGAACCCCATTGAGCAGGAAGGCACTTACCCGCTGCCCGAGGCGCAGCTGGATAGGTTCATGTTCTCGGTGGAGATCGATTATCCCACCCTTGCAGAAGAGGTGGAAATAGTCCGCACCACCACCATGTCGCGCGCTGCGGCGATTTCACCGGTGCTTGACACGGCGCAGGTGGAGGCGGTCCGCGAGCTCGTGCTGCGCGTGCCGGTCGCCGACTCGGTGGTGCAGCACGCCGTAAAGCTCGCACGGTCAACCAGGCCGGACGGCCCGGAATGCCCAAAAGCCATGCAGGAGTTCATCACCTGGGGGGCAGGGCCGCGCGCCTCGCAATACCTTGTTCTTGCGGCCAAAGCTTATGCCGTACTTGATGCCAGGCCGACGCCCGATACGAGTGATGTAAAGCGCGCCGCGCCGTGCGTTTTAAGGCACCGGATCGTGCGTTCTTTCCATGCGGAAACAGAAGGGGTAAGCACGAACGAAATTGTGCGTAAATTACTAGAAAACCCGTGATTTTTATCGCTGTAACTGTTTGAATTTTATAATGATAAAATACAAGAAGGCCGGACGCTCGCGTCTGGCCTTCTGTAGTAAGAAGGGGGCCTCTCGAAGATACGCTGCAATCGCTATTAAACCGCAGGTTTTATTATACCACCGAAAGGTCGTTTTGTCAAGAGCCGCATTTCTTTCGAATTGCGACAATCCACGATTTACGCAAGGGAAATCTATCAGCTTAATAGTCCTCAGATAGAGAAGCTAAACTGCGTTGCGACCACATTCCGTTTCGCTAATGTGACCGCAATCACAATACGTGGAAAAACAACAATGTATTTTTTTATCCAGACGAACTGTTATATTAAGAGTCTGTTCGTTCACTTTTTTAGGGGACTTTCAGATGCGCACTATCAGGTCTTTATCGTTACTTGCCGTTTCTTTTGCCTCGCTTGTCTTCCTTACCTGCACCGGGCAAGAGAATCCGTTCAAGCCCTCCGATGCAACAGTGACGCCTGAACTTGAAAATTCTGCCGGACAGAGCGGAACCACCATTTCCGACAGTGTCGGAAAGCCGGTGAAGATCATCCTTTTGGCCTATCTTCCCTCATATATCGATTCCGTGAAAGTGATTGTTGCCAACACAACCACGGCCGACACCGATACGGTCCGTGTTTTTAACAAGGGCACGGTCTGGACCGATACACAGATTGTCAACATTATTTTCAGAACGGCGGGGACCCGTACCGTCACCATCATTGTTTTCGCGGGCGGCACCGAAAAAACGTCAACGGTCTCAATTGACATTGCGGCAAAACCGGTGCCCAACCATCGTCCGGCGCTGGTGGTCACCGGCCTGCTCAATATCACCACCGCACAGACTTGCTCTTTGTCGCTTTCAGTGCGGGACTCCGACACGGGGCAGACGCACCTATTTACTCTTGTCAAGGGCCCGAAGGGTGCGACCTTCACCGACTCAATCTTCAGATGGACGCCGCCCGCAGGTTTTACCGGCACCGACTCGGCCGTGTTTTCCGTCACGGACAACGGCGCGCCGCCCCTGTCGGACACGGCGACCGAGTACATTACCGTGAGCGAGTCCCTGTCCCTTCAGATAACCGCTCCGCTGCCGGCGGCCACCAATGTTGCTCAGGGGGGAAGCACCGCCTTGACGGTCGCCGTGTCCGGCACCGCGCCGATTTCATACCAGTGGTATTATAATGGGGCGGCAATCGGCGGCGCGACCGGCAATAGCTATTCAAAGACATGGGGGGCAAGTGATGGTGGGTACTATAAAATAGTGGTGAGCAACGCCAAGGGGAAGGACTCATCAACTACCCAGGTCACGGTTTGCCCTCGCATAACCGCGGGACTGGGGCCAAGCACCAGCATCGCGATAAACAGCGCCACGGCGCTTTCCGTGACCGCCGCCGGCACACCGCCAATGTCGTATCAATGGTACCGCAACGACACCGCTATTTCCGGCGCCACCACGGGCAGCTATTCCAAGACCTGGGCCGCAAGCGACGGCGGAGTTTACAAAGTGATAGTTTCCAACGGCGCAGGAAGCGACTCGTCGGAAACCGCGGTTACCATAAATTCCTCGATCACGACCCCGCTGCCCGGGATAACCGGCGTCAAACAGGGCAGCAGCTTCGCCCTGTCGGTTGTGGCGACGGGAACGCCGCCAATAACGTATCAATGGTACTACAATAACGTTGTCATCATCGGGGCGACAAGCGCTTCTTATTCGAAAACCTGGGGGGCCGGAGACGGCGGAATATATAAGATCGTGGTGACCAACGGCATCGGCAAGGATTCTTCGTCCACCCAATTGATCGTTGCCCCGGTGATAACGAGTACGCTGGGCGCGACGACGAACATGTCGCAGGGCGGCAATACGGCTCTTTCAGTGTCCGCAACCGGAACCGCACCGTTGAGTTACCAGTGGTATCTCAACGATGTATCAATTTCCGGCGCGACCCTGAGTGCATACTCAAAAACGTGGGGGGCAACCGACGGCGGAGTTTACAAAGTGATAGTCGGCAATGCGGCAGGAAGCGACTCTTCTCATACTACCCTGAATGTGGGGGTGGTGATTTCGCCGCGGCTCGGCGCGAAGACCAGTTTTAACCAGGGTTCGTCCGGCCAACTGAGCGTCACCGCGACGGGAACGGCGCCGATCACGTACCAATGGTATTTCAATGGAAATCAAATCTCTGGCGCCGCTTCAAGCTCCTACTCCAAAACGTGGCAATATGCGGATTCGGGAACCTACAAGGTGATGGCCACGAATGCGGCGGGGACCGATACGTCAAGCACCGTGGTTGCGGTGAAGGATGTGACGCCGCCCGTGATTATCCTTAAAGGATCTCTGGACACCACAATCGCGATCGGCTCAACCTGGACCGAGCCTGGCGATTCCGCGTGGGATGACAGGGACGGGGTGATTACGAACAAGATCAAGGTAACAGGAGGACCGGTTGCTGTATCCGCTTCGGGAAAATTCACACTGGCCTACAACGTTTCCGACACGGCAGGAAATGCGGCAACAGTAAAGATGAGAACGGTAAGGGTTGTGGGGTGGGAATTGGTGAATAATACCGGAATTACTATTAATAGTTATGATGGATTTGCAATGAAATTGGTGAACAATAACCTGTATATTGCCTATGTCGATAATAGTGATATCAAAACGTATGTGAAGAAACTCAATGGTAATAGCTGGGATTTAGTTGGCGGGGGGGCGGTCGACGCATTAGAGGCGAATATGGTGTCTCTGGCGGTTTCGTCAGATGGAACAACACCGTATATAGGGTATGTATCCACTCAAACCAATAAAGCGACAATAGTCTCCAGGTTACAGGGCGGTACCTGGCAGACAATTTTTACATCCCAGTATGATTACACGTGGTCAAATTTCGCTGATGTGGAAATTTCTCCAACCGGGGGAATTTATTTGGTGAATGATCTCTCAAATAACAGCAACCCAGTTATTACTTCCCTGATGAAATACAATACGGTTAGCGGCCAAATGGTGCCGACAGATACTCTAAGCGGCGGCATTTACCGAAATTACTATCAAACGGAAAAAGATTACCATGTCCTTGCTTTTGCTTCCGATGGAACCCCATATATTACATATCGCGGACCAGGCGGATTCACCATAAAAAAGAAGCCGGGAACATCGTGGATTGGCGCCGGCGCAACCGCCGCGGACAGTATTTTCGATGTTGCTTACTCCGCACCGTTACAAACTGTCTTTTCAAACAATAACCTGTTTGTTCTGGTTTCAAGTGATGGTGCAAACCCGACCGTGTATAACCTGAAAGCCGGTAGTTGGACCAATCTCGGGACAATTACTTCCAGTGGGTCCGTGCAGCCGTGCTTAGCTGCCCTCGGAGATACGTGTTATGTTTCGTATGCCAGTTACCCGGACTATACTGGCGGTCCTGTTTATGTTAAAAAAATCGTTAATGGCTCCCTTAAAAATGTGCCTGAAGTAAGTCCTGATGGACTCGCTATCGCAGGCACTTTCAATTACTCCTGGGTTGAAGTTGGCAATGGAATCGTGTATGCTGCGGGAAGGGACCAAAGTTCCGGGGTAATTTCTTTGATGAAATACGTTAAGCAATAAGAGAATCGTTAGCGACCAAAACAACTATAATCTTGACAACCGGGGTTGCTTTGGAGGCATGTGTGAAATAGTCCCTGCACTTTCTTCTTGGTAAATCTTTACTTGACTTCTGCATGATTTACTGCTGAAAAAAAGACCCTCTCAAACCAGAAAGGGCCTTTTTCCAATCAAATAAAACGAAACACGGTCGTTTACCTGCTGAGCACCAGATCTCCAGATGCAACGGTCTTCTGGCCTTTGATTCTACATTGGCCTTCGTAAATTGCTTGTTCTCGTTCCGTCTTTGGCCGACAAAACACATTTATGATTGGTTCTCATTAAAGCGTATATAATTCCCAATCGAATAGTATCGTATAATGATCCCGCCTTTGATTCCTCATTTTAGGCCCCCCATTAATTAAATTCCCAAAGCCAGAATCCGCTACTGCTTCAAGAAAAGCATTTCTTGGCATCGGCATGTTATGCGGATTTAATCGATACTCCACTTGTATGCCAATATCGGCCAAATATTGTTTTATTGCAATAGCTTCAGGTTCATAGTAAGTGGTAATGAGCAAACAACCGTTTTCATGTAAATGCCTTAGTGCCTGCACAAAAATATTTTGCCAGGAAAAAGAAACGGGGGTGTTGGCAGCCTCAGAATCAGAAATGTTATAATGCATAAAAACTTCAGGATGTCGCATAATGATTATTTCATACGTCCGTTCGAAAGCCTCCGGATAGGGCCCCTTTCCATCAAATTGCGCCAAATGAATGGTGGTTTTGCCATTATTTACACCTTGAGCATTAGCTATCGGCATGCGATCAAAGGCATAAATATGATGGGCAAAATCATGAATAACCTGTAAATCGCTCCCGCTGCCGCACGCTACAACTAAAGCTGTCGTGTTTTCAGGATCAGGTAACGCCCGTCCCCTAAAAGCATTTATCAAAGTCTGTTTAAACAAGGTTGCAGCCTTTATGCCTGGAGCAATTAAATCCATAAACTCATTATTGGGAAACCCATTATTCAGGGCTGGGATAACTTTATCCGGATGCTGCCTGATCCATTTTTTAAAATAAGTGACTTGTTGTTTAAATTCAGCTTTTAACGCGTTTTTGAATTGTAATAAAGAAGATGCGCTCATCATTTTTCCTGGTACTCTGCTAGCAGAAAAACAGGTGTGTTTCCCATAACAATCCCTACTGACGATAAATATATACTTGGTAAATATTCTAAGAAACAGCTAAACAAAAAAGGCCCTCTCTTCATAGAGAAGGCCTTTACACGCATTTCAAGAAATCTTACTCCTACCTGCTGAGTACCAACTCTCCGGACGTCACGGTCTTCTGTCCCTTGATCCTCACAATGTAATTGCCAGCTTGAACAAGGCTTCCAGAATTGGTCCTGCCGTCCCAGACGATGTGGTTGCTACCCGGATTGACGGCAAGCTTGCAGACACTTCTTCCCATAACGTTGAAGACCTCGGCATGCTGCACGGTTTCTCCTTCAGAAAGATTTATCGAAGTGGTGATAGACCTGATTCCGCTGCCGGAAACAGAGACTTGAACTATGCCTTGGCGGGAAAGATGCGGATTCTCCCTGACTTCAGTCGAAATTGGCCAAGTAGAGGCGTCAACAAGCCCTTTTCCGGCGCCGGTTTGCGCGGTCATAAGCGTGGTTATGTCCGCCGCCGTGTAGCCGTAGATGGTTACGAACTTATCAACTATGGCCGTATTCCATGCGGGATACGCACTACCCGAATGATATTTTTGATCCCTGATCTTAATTGTTGCAGCATGATCAACGGCGCCCGCAAAGGTACCCATCACAATGGAACGCTGGTCAGCGCCATCGCTGACACTGCCGCTCCACTGCCCCGGGTCGCCCGCCCACATACAGTCCACTATGCAGAGCTGTGCTTTTGCAGGATAGGAAGTGGGAATATTTCCAACGACGTAGTCGCAGGAGTTGACGTACATGAGCGCCCAAATCCCGAGATCGGCGGCAGGACTATCAGAGTTACTGGGATCTCCACCTGTGTGCCCGAAGTCGATTGTCTGCTTGTTATTCTTCTGGCACATCGTAACGCCGCTGTACTCCCAATAGCGGTCATGGCCCTTGTTAACGGCGCAGTTCACTAAGATGTCGACTCCGTTGATGCTTGATGTTCCAGAGGCGTTATTCAGATTGCCCGTGAAATTAGGAAGACCGGCCGGAAACTGCACTGTCACGCCGCCCGTACCTCCCCCGAAAACAACGCCTGTCGGGATGGGTTTGCCTGCGCCGACATAAGTCGACTTGTTGAAAGGACCGGCGTTACCACCGTCATAAATACAGATGTTTGCCGGCAGCATACCCTTGCCGATAAGCACGTTGCATACTTTTGCCACAACGGCAACAGACGGAAAAAGACCGGAAAAAGTATTCACCTTTATCGCAGCTTTTGCCGTTGCCCACGTTTTACTGGACGGAATCTTGAAAATTGTGTTCCATGCGGTAGTAATGTCATGCGTATTTGCAAGCGCGCATGCCAGCTTGTCCATGTCTGTTGCGACGACTGAGTAATTCACCACCGCATCAGTTGTATTTGCGGCTGGACTGGGATTATTGAATCCATCCCACTGCGGCCAATGGTGGTTGGCATTCATCACGGCTTGGTCCGTTATCCACGCGACGCGAAGATTGTCGATATCCTGATTGATCGGCGTCGTGCTGAGGTTCACTAGGGTGGTGTTGATAGGTGCCGCAGCGGCCTTTTTCGCGCCAGGTCCAATCATGGCCAAGCCGACCGCACTGGCAGCCGATGCCTTCAAGAAGTTTCTCCTACTTTCCAAGGTTTTCTTGCTCATATCTTTCCCCTCCAGATAAAGTTTTAATATTTATAAACAGTTTTTTCTATTGCACTATTATCGAATGAAAGTAATTCATGAATGCGCTGGCATCCGGTAACGCAAGACCGCTGGAAGTATACTTTGTAAATTGCATCTCAATATAAAAATTGCTGAAATGACCGTATGCGTAAATCGAAGAACCATTATTTGTGTAAAACGCATCGGAAATTAAGTAGGGCGCCAAAGCGGATTCCGGTTCCCATGAACTGCCCTGCACCTTTCCGGCAAATATCGTCTGGGAATTTGCGGCGGTTCCATATTCAATTACTAGCATCTTGACACGCCCGGTATCCGTTGCTGACATGGCCTTGAACATGAACCTTTGAAATCCTTCTTTAAGAGTGCTGTTAAGGCATGTGCCGCAGTAGGTACTGCTACCGCCATCCACATAGTTGTAAATTGATGTGTCAACAAAATTGTCCATGCTGTCGGATACCCACCCTGCTATTTGATTTGTTATAATAAGACTCGATAAAGGGACTGAGGTAGTTCCAGGCGAGGTCGGCCCGCACAGGGAGAAGTTAAGTCCTAAAAAGCAGGTTGTACCGAAAAGAGCCAGGAAAAGACCTTTTAATAACCTTCGTTTCATGAACACGACCCCCTTTTTGTTAAAATACTGTCTCTTGTAACAAATATAAGGAATTTAAGCGATTTTTTCAGATAAATCACCAAAACACGGCTTTGCTCTATCAGGTTGCATGAGATATTTCGAGAATATTGTGGTCGATATTGCAACCCCAGCCAAACTATTTCAACAATTAATATAGATTAAAATAATCACTTACTGTCAAAATTGAGCATATTTTTCTTAAAAAATCAAAGGCCTTTTTTTATTGGACAATTGCCTTGTATGTATCCAAAAACTTCAAGGCCTCTGGAACAGCAATGGTGGAAATTTGAGAAACCGTAAAACCCATGACATAAAATTCAAAATATAATGCGCCGAATGTGGCGTATACATGGATGCCTCCGCCGACCACTGATGCCTGTGCTTCATTATCGGAATATTGGCCAAGGGTGACCTTAGTTGTAATATTTACCGCGACTTGTGCGTCATACAAGGCCTTGGCTTTTGCCGTTGTGCCATAGTTATGGACATATCCGTTGAATGCATAATCACCATTGAGCGGTGAAGCAGTTGGCCCCCCATTCATTTTTTCATGGAACCATGAGACAAGACCAGAGTCTTTATACACCTGGGCCGGGCCATCGATGTAGTTAAAGAGGCTTTCGGGAGGATATTGGACAAAATGGCTACTCGAATCCGGGACCCAGCCTGATATTTGTGAAGTAAAATAAAGGTCTTGCAGCTTGGTCTGCGGATTTGTTCCTTTATCGCCGCAATTCCATACCAGAGCAACGCAGACAATAATAAATATTGTAATTCCGCCCCAATACTGGATTTTTCGAGAATTATTCATTGGGCCTCATCTGGTAAACAGCCTATTCTTGTTTTGAAAATTTTAAGGAGTAACGGATAAATGCGGATCAGTCGTGTCCGGCGAAAATTTCAAAAAGCACCTGTCAAGTTTCTTTTCTCGTATCCCCCCCTTCGGGGGGATTTTAAGGGGGGCTTATAACAGCATAAAATCAGCTGGACCAAACCCCGCTATTCAGTAAATCCCTTTGGCAGCTCTTCCCCGGAAGAAGGAATGGCGTTCTGCGGTTTGGGCGTGGCCTGGTTTTCCGAGCCGCGGGATTTGACCGTGCCTCCTGCCTCGCCGCCCGATCCCATGGTCTCGGCGCTGATCTGGTTTTCGGCGGCAGATTCCTTGATCTCCCGGAGGACTTTCCTTTTCTCCGTGATGTAAGAACCGTTCTTTTTTCTGTCTTCACCGATTGAATACACTTCGATCGCGGCCCGGCCGTACACCGGGCAAGCTTTTTCGCAATATCCGCAGCCGATGCACTTGTCGTCCATCACGAACGGTCGCTTGAACGGCCCCTTGAAATTGTCCACCACCATGGAGTCGATCGCATGGATGGGGCAGATTTCGGCGCAGATGAGGCAGAGCTTTTCCTGCTCCCACGCTATGCAGCGGTGGCGGTCGATCACGGCGGTGCCGAGCTTGACAAACTGTTTTTCGGGAAGGGGCAGGGCGCGGATGGCCTGCGTGGGGCACACGTGACCGCACATGTTGCATTTGTCCTCGCACGGGCCCTTGCGCGGCACCAGGTGCGGCGTCCACAGGCCGTCGAACCCGCATTCGAGGTCGGCGGGCTGGAGGCCGTTGGTCTTGCAGGTCTTCATGCATTCGCCGCAGCGAATGCAGCGCGCAA encodes the following:
- the purN gene encoding phosphoribosylglycinamide formyltransferase, with the protein product MNVAVFASGGGSNFQALIDRAEAGDLHCTLALCVGNNSAAFAFERAKKHGIPTRHIAPSHFTNEQSYAEALLAVLREYRIDVIALAGYMKKIPHSVITTYPQKIINIHPGLLPGFGGKGLYGEKVHQAVLDYGAKISGITIHFVDEEYDHGPIIFQDTVKVLDSDDSHTLAERVLKVEHASYWRVLEALTQGRISVKGRRVYGAV
- a CDS encoding ribonuclease HII produces the protein MARCDTQLLYDFDLRIEAGLGCRVAGLDEAGRGPLAGPVVAAAVMLDLGRPIPGVNDSKKLSAKKRDELYGLIIAGAAAWAVGEASVEEIDKHNILQASLLAMKRALDAMSRPWSLALVDGNRGIPDLDNGRQLTVVGGDGKSASIAAASIIAKVTRDRIMASWHGRYPAYEFSLHKGYGTALHRERIRQLGLCEIHRKSFCANLVSQTAMDLAITAPSPGKEPQ
- a CDS encoding STAS domain-containing protein codes for the protein MNLQVTEEGTWYRFKVLEKNTWTPSTFFPQLDSVLARIKTVLAEKKGARILFDLSALDTIDSSLITVLVQTVRMTGVDRVSVLVSHPDVYSWLALLGLDRLAEIFDSEEAWRRKQKHPEGQG
- a CDS encoding DUF1015 domain-containing protein, whose protein sequence is MPDARPFNGYRYALDKPEDLGRFVAPPYDMIDTAMVARLYEKDAANVVRVIQNKKERSDTENRDRHHRAAAFLNEWISSGVLKKDAEPSLYVYRHEFAVRQGSKTVSYKRTSVIALVKLVDYEKRLILPHEYTLSGPKIDRYELLSATRTHSELIFGIVPDEGLLYKVITSCATGPVVGSFESDGGVRHSLFRIADGAAIKRLTDALAGKKVLIADGHHRYETALTFFKDTANPEHAYVVMALVSMADPGLVIRPFHRLVRSSPGSLDVPLMQALKQFFDVKDLGPAAFGAVQKFLEKRALPEILFLDSSDQRLYGLTLSRAGGEYLSKNPHGMSKRWNLLDVSKINSIVVNKILSLPLDGTVLHDLIDYLNDPEAAYDEAMRDANAYRGAFFIRPLDIETVNAIVSGGERMPQKSTNFFPKFFSGLVFNRMENG
- a CDS encoding lysylphosphatidylglycerol synthase transmembrane domain-containing protein, translating into MRLSRAIQWVLGAGLAAAGLLIFFRNVEPHRLAEQLLHTNLFVILLCALLTVFTLWFRALRWRVLLPAKQAAHKKRLFSIVSVAFMINNILPARMGEAARVVLLWKRNGYGIAVSIGTLIMERGIDLLMFSACFFMPVFLAPIFSPGGGLASESGYKTATLHTFAVILAAGVAVSLALLFAYSRAPQAVAWLGGKCLKLLPVKMHPRLKRIGRDVISSLDWTFSVKKWLAVLFFSCMIVSCYALMIVFLAGPGKFGFLFGLFSQAFAALGAAIPLAPGYVGTLHAMMLEGLALCGMAHDKAQAITILFHAVSYITATLLGLYYFFSMNISFKDISEAEKTIEKEEEQ
- a CDS encoding MoxR family ATPase is translated as MNDKELLSGFQQAVGNIRKELSKQIVGQREVINDLLACLIAGGHCLLIGVPGLAKTTLIRSLGQCLSLKFNRIQFTPDLMPSDITGSEILHEDRATGLREFRFVNGPVFSNIVLADEINRTPPKTQSALLQAMQEHEVTSSGVTFPLPRPFWVLATQNPIEQEGTYPLPEAQLDRFMFSVEIDYPTLAEEVEIVRTTTMSRAAAISPVLDTAQVEAVRELVLRVPVADSVVQHAVKLARSTRPDGPECPKAMQEFITWGAGPRASQYLVLAAKAYAVLDARPTPDTSDVKRAAPCVLRHRIVRSFHAETEGVSTNEIVRKLLENP